Proteins from a genomic interval of Zingiber officinale cultivar Zhangliang chromosome 2A, Zo_v1.1, whole genome shotgun sequence:
- the LOC122040396 gene encoding MADS-box protein J2-like, with the protein MVRGKTQIRRIENLASRQVTFSKRRRGLLKKAFELSVLCDVEIGLIIFSAHGKLYEFTSSRLTLLLLSPSLSPSPLPTDKLLKEADKEIGHQKTITSLSKSADGSHFLIGSSDKFAKMSGKAEEGILLAPNS; encoded by the exons ATGGTGAGGGGGAAGACGCAGATAAGGAGGATAGAGAACCTGGCCAGCCGGCAGGTGACCTTTTCCAAGCGCCGGAGAGGCCTTCTGAAGAAGGCCTTTGAGCTCTCCGTGCTCTGCGATGTTGAGATCGGCCTCATCATCTTTTCAGCCCATGGGAAGCTCTACGAATTCACCAGCTCCAGGTTgaccctcctcctcctctctccctctctctctccatCTCCTCTTCCT ACTGACAAACTGCTGAAGGAGGCAGATAAAGAAATTGGTCATCAGAAAACGATTACctccctatcaaaatctgcagatGGCTCTCATTTTCTAATAGGTTCATCAGATAAATTTGCCAAG ATGTCCGGAAAAGCAGAGGAAGGAATCCTTTTGGCTCCTAACAGTTAA